A stretch of DNA from Halobacillus litoralis:
TTGGGAAAGACGTTCCTATTAATATTTTTTCAAAATGCAGACAAGCAGCCTCCCTTGTCTGCATTTACTTTTCCCCTTTCCTCGCCATCTGTTATATCAATTAGTTTATGATATTTAGTTGTTTTCTTTTTCCCGGAAACGGTTAAGTATCGGTATAGCCGAAAGGAGAGTGGAACATTGACAAAGCACAACAAACTAGTTCGAGATCACATCCCTAACTTATTAAGAGATTCGGGAAAAAACATCCGTACTCGAACCCTTAATAAAAAGGAGTATGATGATTCATTGAAACACAAATTGAAAGATGAAGTCGAAGAATATTTCAACACGGATGAGAATAAAGATTCCCTGACGAAACTTGCAGACCTTCTGGAAGTCATTCACGCTTTATCTTATACACACGGAGCCACAATTGAAGAACTTGAACATATTCGTCAACACCGCAGAAAAGAGCGAGGAGCTTTCTTTAATCGTACGATGCTCCTGGATATTGAAGATGAGTGACCATCTGAAAGGGAAAGCCTCATTGGCTTTCCCCTCTTTCTATTAATCAATCGGATCTTCCGCTTTTCCATAACGAATGACATCATAGATCGCCATTCCATCACTTGGCTTACCGTCTGCATTTCGATAAGGAAACAGTGAAAAGAAGATGAAATACACAGAGAAATAGGAATACTGATAGAAAAATAAATCCACAGGAAGGACTTCATGGGTGATCAATACATTCAACATCAGGATGATGCACAAATTAAATAGACTCCCGGCAAGATAGATCGACACATGTGCCCAAGTCTTGTTATAAGAAAGCTTTTCATACTGACACCAGCCCTCCATAAAGTACATACGCCTCACTTCCAAAGGCCCCACATGGAAAAGCAGTTTCCCTGTGCCTATACAGTAGCGTATTTTCCCCCCAAAAATACGGGCGACAACGACATGACCCGTTTCGTGGACCAGTGTGACGAGAGGCAAAATCAGAAAAAAATTTATGATGAACATAGGAATGTCATTCAATGTAAACATAAGTGTTCCTCCGTTAGAGTGTGAATTAAAGTTCTGAAAAAACACCTTCCCTTTTTCGTAAAAAGATAACGTAAACGCATAAAACTGCTTCCATAGGCTTAGATAGGTGACCTTTGACTGGTAGGGCTCGGTTCATCGCCATACGCTTCACGAAAGGATAGAAGTCCGCCCCCTCACTTGGACAGTATATAAACTTACCTTCCGGCTGTTTCGCTCTCCTTCTCTCGCTAACACCTTCATTTAAAAACAACCGTGGTAGCCTTCCCTGCAAATGTTTGTAAAATTTCAACATTCCTCATACTGTTGTTTAACAACTCAATTTCGAGTATGATAGGAATAGCGATTTTTTTTAAAGAGGAGCGTATTTATGAAACGATCCATTTACGGATTGACGTTTGACCAACTGACTGATTGGCTTATAGATCATGGTGAGAAAAAGTTCCGCTCCAAGCAAGTGTGGGACTGGCTCTACCAAAAGCGTGTGACAGACTTTTCACAGATGAAAAACGTGAATCAATCATGCATCGATGTTCTCGAAGAACATTTTACGATTGAGACACTTTCTGAAGAAATAAAACAAGAATCAAAGGACGGGACCGTCAAGTTTCTATTTAAATTGGATGATGGGAACGTCATAGAGACGGTTCTGATGCGCTTCAATTACGGGTTGTCCGTATGTGTAACGACACAGGTCGGCTGCAACATTGGTTGTTCCTTCTGTGCCAGTGGAATCCTGCGCAAGAGCCGAGATCTTTCCAGCGGCGAAATTGTAGAGCAGATCATGCAAGTCCAACAACACCTGGATAAACAAGGAAACGACGAACGTGTCAGCCACATTGTAGTCATGGGAATTGGTGAACCATTCGATAACTACGACAACTTGATCGACTTCTTAAAAGTTGTAAACGATCAAAAAGGACTGTCCATCGGAGCGCGTCACATTACCGTTTCCACTAGTGGAATTGCGCCGAAAATGTATGAGTTTGCTGATGAAGGCATCCAGATTAACCTGGCTCTTTCCATTCACGCACCAAACAATGAACTACGTACTCAAATCATGAAAATCAACCGAGCCTACCCGCTCGAAAAATTGATGCCTGCCATTGATTATTATCTTGAAAAGACGAACAGACGGATTACCTTCGAGTACATTTTACTCAAGGACGTCAATGACCATAAGAAGGAAGCGGAAGAGCTTGCGGAATTGTTGAAGGATAAACGACACTTATCCTACGTCAACTTGATCCCATACAACCCTGTCGCTGACCACCCTTATGAGCGAAGTGAAAAAGAAGCGATTCTTACGTTCTATCAAACCTTGATGGACCGTGGAATTAAATGCGGGGTTCGTACGGAGCATGGTACCGACATCGATGCCGCCTGCGGACAGTTGCGCAGTAAGCAGATTGAAAAAGAAAAAGCACGCAAAAAGAAAAAGATGCAAACAAACTAAAAAGCATGAGGCTCCGGCCTCATGCTTTTTTTAATCCTTGTAACTTTCTTCTATATAGCCGGTCATCTCTTTAACGTTCAATTCCTGTCCCCTTACCAACTGCTGAAAAATCAATGGCCAAGACTTTCTCACTTTGAGCAACGGCTGTTAAAATTTTCGAAGATTCATATTCGTAGGCGAAAGTGTGAAGAGTGTCGAACAACCGGTCATAATCTGTAAAGAAAATAAAAGACTCCTTGTCTCTAAAGTGGTCAAACATTTCCGAATGAGAGCCATGCTTATCCCCAGCGTTTTAACTGCACGTTCCTCTGCAAAGACCCCTGTATCCCACTGCGATTTTTCCTTCCAGACCTTCTTCTTGAAAATGATTTTAGGACCGTCCTCGTCCTATCATTTTATTCTCTTAATTGATTGTTTTAAAAAATACGGAAAAAATGGTTTTATTTGTAAAAATATTGGAAATAGAAGAATATACAAAAATATC
This window harbors:
- a CDS encoding nucleoside triphosphate pyrophosphohydrolase — translated: MTKHNKLVRDHIPNLLRDSGKNIRTRTLNKKEYDDSLKHKLKDEVEEYFNTDENKDSLTKLADLLEVIHALSYTHGATIEELEHIRQHRRKERGAFFNRTMLLDIEDE
- a CDS encoding site-2 protease family protein codes for the protein MFTLNDIPMFIINFFLILPLVTLVHETGHVVVARIFGGKIRYCIGTGKLLFHVGPLEVRRMYFMEGWCQYEKLSYNKTWAHVSIYLAGSLFNLCIILMLNVLITHEVLPVDLFFYQYSYFSVYFIFFSLFPYRNADGKPSDGMAIYDVIRYGKAEDPID
- the rlmN gene encoding 23S rRNA (adenine(2503)-C(2))-methyltransferase RlmN — its product is MKRSIYGLTFDQLTDWLIDHGEKKFRSKQVWDWLYQKRVTDFSQMKNVNQSCIDVLEEHFTIETLSEEIKQESKDGTVKFLFKLDDGNVIETVLMRFNYGLSVCVTTQVGCNIGCSFCASGILRKSRDLSSGEIVEQIMQVQQHLDKQGNDERVSHIVVMGIGEPFDNYDNLIDFLKVVNDQKGLSIGARHITVSTSGIAPKMYEFADEGIQINLALSIHAPNNELRTQIMKINRAYPLEKLMPAIDYYLEKTNRRITFEYILLKDVNDHKKEAEELAELLKDKRHLSYVNLIPYNPVADHPYERSEKEAILTFYQTLMDRGIKCGVRTEHGTDIDAACGQLRSKQIEKEKARKKKKMQTN